In one Streptomyces sp. NBC_00597 genomic region, the following are encoded:
- a CDS encoding MFS transporter: protein MQGFKDVPRVVWLLAAGVFVNAVVSFTFVFVFLYLTGPRGLSTAQAGLVTGIGGIGLVAGNFTGGWYGDRFGHRRVLLAASTAGGLALMCFPLLPTAGLYAALPLAQYASGVVRAANSALVAVTVPEGARRQAFAVVRCVSNGGFTLGPPLGALIATGVSYDWLFVGDGLGTLFFALWTARVVPARGAPRTAAAPDGGLGRGVWEELRARPAVLVLLGAILVTDLVYRQQYGTFPVFLADHGLDTRAFGFVIALNGAVILLLELPAAVALRARPPLPVIGTGLVLVGAGYAALLVGVGVASAATMMVLLSLGEILYKTTATAYVADQAPEHAIGRFQSLYAGVSVSGVVLGPPLGGALYAAAPGLLWPLCAALAVGAGAAVLYAARGGAGRGARSGGGREGGRGARHAARPAHETGSHPRVVAG from the coding sequence GTGCAGGGCTTCAAGGACGTGCCCAGAGTGGTGTGGCTCCTGGCGGCCGGGGTGTTCGTCAACGCCGTCGTCAGCTTCACCTTCGTCTTCGTCTTCCTGTACCTGACCGGCCCGCGCGGCCTCTCCACCGCCCAGGCGGGCCTGGTCACCGGCATCGGCGGCATCGGCCTCGTCGCCGGGAACTTCACCGGCGGCTGGTACGGGGACCGCTTCGGCCACCGCCGGGTGCTGCTCGCCGCCTCCACCGCGGGCGGCCTCGCCCTGATGTGCTTCCCGCTGCTGCCCACCGCCGGGCTCTACGCGGCCCTGCCGCTGGCCCAGTACGCCTCCGGCGTGGTCCGGGCCGCCAACTCAGCGCTGGTCGCCGTCACCGTCCCCGAGGGGGCCCGCCGGCAGGCCTTCGCCGTCGTCCGCTGCGTCTCCAACGGCGGCTTCACCCTCGGCCCGCCCCTCGGGGCCCTGATCGCGACCGGGGTCTCGTACGACTGGCTCTTCGTCGGCGACGGTCTCGGCACCCTGTTCTTCGCCCTCTGGACCGCACGGGTCGTCCCCGCCCGCGGCGCCCCACGCACCGCCGCGGCCCCGGACGGGGGTCTGGGCCGCGGCGTGTGGGAGGAACTCCGGGCCCGCCCGGCCGTGCTCGTCCTGCTCGGCGCGATCCTGGTGACCGACCTCGTCTACCGCCAGCAGTACGGCACCTTCCCCGTCTTCCTCGCCGACCACGGGCTCGACACCCGTGCCTTCGGCTTCGTGATCGCCCTCAACGGCGCCGTCATCCTGCTGCTGGAGCTGCCGGCCGCCGTCGCACTGCGCGCCCGGCCGCCGCTCCCGGTCATCGGTACCGGCCTGGTCCTCGTCGGCGCCGGGTACGCCGCACTGCTGGTCGGGGTCGGGGTCGCGAGCGCCGCCACCATGATGGTGCTGCTCAGCCTCGGCGAGATCCTCTACAAGACCACCGCCACGGCGTACGTCGCCGACCAGGCGCCCGAGCATGCCATCGGGCGGTTCCAGAGCCTGTACGCGGGGGTCTCCGTCAGCGGCGTCGTCCTCGGGCCGCCGCTGGGCGGAGCCCTGTACGCGGCCGCGCCCGGGCTGCTGTGGCCGCTGTGCGCGGCGCTGGCGGTGGGCGCGGGCGCCGCGGTGCTGTACGCGGCACGGGGCGGGGCAGGGCGCGGGGCTCGGAGCGGGGGCGGGCGCGAGGGTGGGCGCGGGGCGCGACACGCGGCGCGACCGGCACATGAGACCGGTTCGCACCCTCGGGTCGTCGCCGGTTAG
- a CDS encoding GNAT family N-acetyltransferase produces the protein MIFRLATREDLPVVLGLLADSGEERAEVTGAHERAFAAIEADARNEMLVLVEDGTVLGCLQLTYVPGLGQGGRERALVEAVRVRADRRGGGLGAELMRLAVARAHERGCGLVQLTSNKQRADAHRFYERLGFARSHEGFKLHLEH, from the coding sequence ATGATCTTCCGTCTGGCCACCCGCGAGGACCTGCCCGTCGTACTGGGCCTATTGGCGGACTCCGGCGAGGAGCGTGCCGAGGTCACCGGGGCGCACGAGCGGGCCTTCGCCGCCATCGAGGCGGACGCCCGCAACGAGATGCTGGTCCTCGTCGAGGACGGGACGGTACTGGGCTGCCTGCAGCTGACGTACGTCCCGGGCCTCGGCCAGGGCGGCCGGGAGCGGGCGCTGGTCGAAGCCGTACGCGTGCGCGCGGACCGGCGGGGCGGCGGGCTGGGCGCGGAGTTGATGCGGCTGGCGGTGGCACGGGCGCACGAGCGCGGCTGCGGCCTGGTCCAGCTGACCAGCAACAAGCAGCGGGCGGACGCCCACCGCTTCTACGAGCGGCTGGGCTTCGCCCGCAGCCACGAGGGCTTCAAGCTGCACCTGGAGCACTGA
- a CDS encoding endonuclease/exonuclease/phosphatase family protein, with amino-acid sequence MRSSHPRSAAVSALVATALATGLLAGTADATESDASADPVRIHDIQGTTRISPLGGKQVADVAGIVTGVRTYGSRGFWMQDPDADDNDATSEGIFVFTSSVPTVAVGDAVKVSGLVGEYVPGGVSSGNQSVTQISKPAVTVVSSGNALPEATAINEYNVPAEYAPAGDPAAANGINGLTLEPSRYALDFYESLEGMNVKIGTSRVVGATDPHAEMWVTVKGWENTAKRGGTLYGSYESQNTGRLQVQQLAPLAQQPFPVANVGDKLTGTTEGPLDFNQFGGYTLVARTLGTVKAGTLAPETTKAQSPGELAVATYNVENLDPTDPQEKFDNLAKAVVQNLSSPDIVALEEIQDNNGAKNDGTVSAEETIKKFTAAIAAAGGPAYEWRTINPENNKDGGEPGGNIRQVFLFNPARVSFTDRAAGDSLTATGVSKENGKAALTHSPGRIDPTNPAWADSRKPLAGEFVFRGRTVFVIANHFGSKGGDEGLTSIHQPPVRSSEAKRLLQAQAVNSFVKEILAADKNANVLALGDINDFEFSGTAKALEDGGALYSAIKSLPKAERYSYVYQGNAQVLDQILTSPAIKNFTYDSVHINAEFSAQNSDHDPQVLRFRP; translated from the coding sequence ATGCGCTCCTCGCATCCCCGTTCCGCCGCCGTCTCGGCGCTCGTCGCCACCGCCCTGGCCACCGGTCTGCTGGCGGGCACCGCCGACGCGACCGAAAGCGACGCGTCCGCCGATCCGGTACGCATCCACGACATCCAGGGCACCACCCGGATATCCCCGCTGGGCGGCAAGCAGGTCGCCGATGTCGCGGGCATCGTGACGGGCGTGCGCACCTACGGCTCGCGCGGCTTCTGGATGCAGGACCCGGACGCCGACGACAACGACGCGACCAGTGAGGGCATCTTCGTCTTCACCAGTTCCGTCCCGACCGTCGCCGTCGGCGACGCGGTCAAGGTCTCCGGTCTGGTCGGCGAGTACGTCCCCGGCGGCGTCTCCTCCGGCAACCAGTCGGTCACCCAGATCTCCAAGCCGGCCGTGACCGTGGTCTCCTCGGGCAACGCGCTGCCCGAGGCCACTGCGATCAACGAGTACAACGTGCCCGCCGAGTACGCCCCGGCGGGCGACCCGGCCGCCGCGAACGGCATCAACGGCCTGACGCTGGAGCCCTCGCGCTACGCGCTGGACTTCTACGAGTCCCTTGAGGGCATGAACGTGAAGATCGGCACCTCGCGGGTGGTCGGCGCCACCGACCCGCACGCGGAGATGTGGGTCACCGTGAAGGGCTGGGAGAACACCGCCAAGCGCGGCGGCACGCTCTACGGCTCGTACGAGTCCCAGAACACCGGCCGGCTCCAGGTCCAGCAGCTCGCGCCGCTGGCGCAGCAGCCCTTCCCGGTGGCGAACGTCGGCGACAAGCTGACCGGCACCACCGAGGGCCCGCTGGACTTCAACCAGTTCGGCGGCTACACCCTGGTGGCGCGCACCCTCGGCACGGTCAAGGCGGGCACCCTCGCCCCCGAGACGACCAAGGCCCAGTCGCCCGGCGAGCTCGCGGTGGCCACGTACAACGTGGAGAACCTCGACCCGACCGACCCGCAGGAGAAGTTCGACAACCTGGCGAAGGCGGTCGTCCAGAACCTGTCCTCGCCCGACATCGTCGCCCTGGAGGAGATCCAGGACAACAACGGCGCCAAGAACGACGGCACCGTCTCGGCCGAGGAGACCATCAAGAAGTTCACCGCGGCCATCGCGGCGGCGGGCGGCCCGGCCTATGAGTGGCGGACCATCAACCCCGAGAACAACAAGGACGGCGGCGAGCCCGGCGGCAACATCCGCCAGGTGTTCCTCTTCAACCCCGCCCGGGTCTCCTTCACCGACCGCGCGGCGGGCGACTCGCTGACCGCGACCGGCGTGTCCAAGGAGAACGGCAAGGCCGCCCTGACCCACTCCCCCGGCCGCATCGACCCGACGAACCCGGCGTGGGCCGACAGCCGCAAGCCGCTGGCCGGCGAGTTCGTCTTCCGCGGCCGCACGGTCTTCGTGATCGCCAACCACTTCGGCTCCAAGGGCGGCGACGAGGGCCTGACCTCGATCCACCAGCCGCCGGTCCGCTCCTCGGAGGCCAAGCGGCTGCTCCAGGCGCAGGCGGTGAACTCCTTCGTCAAGGAGATCCTCGCGGCCGACAAGAACGCGAACGTCCTCGCCCTCGGCGACATCAACGACTTCGAGTTCTCGGGCACCGCGAAGGCGCTGGAGGACGGCGGCGCGCTGTACTCGGCGATCAAGTCGCTGCCGAAGGCGGAGCGCTACTCGTACGTGTACCAGGGCAACGCGCAGGTGCTGGACCAGATCCTGACCAGCCCGGCGATCAAGAACTTCACGTACGACAGCGTGCACATCAACGCGGAGTTCTCGGCGCAGAACAGCGACCACGACCCGCAGGTGCTGCGCTTCCGCCCGTGA
- a CDS encoding winged helix-turn-helix transcriptional regulator — protein sequence MAQRTHLDDADCAIAQALDVVGDWWTLLIVRDAARGVHRFDAFQRELGMSRKVLAERLKLLVEAGVLTREPYQERPVRHEYRLTPRGRGLLPVLVALQDWGDAWVLGEGEMTATTQEASREAERVHALRGTRLPELVMPDRFGEVRDPVADTPFTVLYCFPGAYARAESYPPGWAGIPGAKGCTFESCTYRDQLAQFTAAGATVHGVSTQRPDEQREFAEAEGLRFPLLSDADLTLTAALRLPTFRAAGVSRLKRLTLVVDRERTVREVIYPIRDIEASVTAALAAVRSTG from the coding sequence ATGGCCCAGCGCACACACCTCGACGACGCGGACTGCGCCATCGCCCAGGCCCTCGACGTGGTGGGCGACTGGTGGACGCTGCTCATCGTGCGCGACGCCGCGCGCGGCGTGCACCGCTTCGACGCGTTCCAACGCGAGCTGGGGATGTCCCGCAAGGTGCTGGCCGAGCGGCTGAAACTGCTGGTCGAAGCCGGGGTGCTGACGCGCGAGCCGTACCAGGAACGCCCGGTGCGGCACGAGTACCGGTTGACCCCGCGCGGGCGGGGGCTGCTGCCGGTCCTGGTGGCCCTCCAGGACTGGGGAGACGCGTGGGTCCTGGGAGAGGGAGAGATGACGGCGACGACGCAGGAGGCCTCGCGGGAGGCGGAGCGGGTGCACGCGCTGCGCGGCACGCGACTGCCGGAGCTGGTAATGCCGGACCGGTTCGGGGAGGTCCGGGACCCCGTGGCGGACACGCCGTTCACGGTCCTTTACTGCTTCCCCGGGGCGTACGCCAGGGCCGAGTCCTACCCGCCGGGGTGGGCCGGGATCCCGGGGGCGAAGGGCTGCACGTTCGAGTCGTGCACGTACCGGGACCAGCTGGCGCAGTTCACGGCGGCGGGGGCGACGGTGCACGGGGTGTCGACCCAGCGGCCCGACGAGCAGCGCGAGTTCGCCGAGGCGGAGGGGTTGCGGTTCCCGCTGCTGTCGGACGCGGACCTCACGCTGACGGCGGCGCTGCGGCTGCCGACCTTCCGGGCGGCGGGGGTGAGCCGGCTGAAGCGGTTGACGCTGGTGGTGGACCGTGAGCGCACGGTGCGCGAGGTGATCTACCCGATCCGGGACATCGAGGCGAGCGTCACCGCTGCGCTGGCCGCGGTCCGGTCCACCGGCTAG
- the dapD gene encoding 2,3,4,5-tetrahydropyridine-2,6-dicarboxylate N-succinyltransferase → MTATRTTGAVAAGLATIAADGTVLDTWFPAPELVAEPGPAGTERLTADQAVQLLGAAAAKAIRLDAVRDVEVVAVRTVISSLEDKPLDAHDAYLRLHLLSHRLVKPHGQSLDGVFGLLANVAWTSLGPVAVDQVEAVRLNARAEGLYLQVTSIDKFPRMTDYVAPKGVRIADADRVRLGAHLAEGTTVMHEGFVNFNAGTLGTSMIEGRISAGVVIGNGSDIGGGASTMGTLSGGGKQIISIGERCLIGAEAGVGIALGDECIVEAGLYVTAGTRVTLPDGQIVKALELSGASNILFRRNSVTGTVEARPNNAVWGGLNEVLHSHN, encoded by the coding sequence ATGACTGCTACGCGTACCACCGGCGCCGTCGCCGCCGGACTTGCCACCATCGCCGCCGACGGCACCGTCCTCGACACCTGGTTCCCCGCCCCCGAGCTGGTCGCCGAGCCCGGCCCGGCCGGCACCGAGCGCCTCACCGCCGACCAGGCCGTGCAGCTCCTGGGTGCCGCCGCGGCCAAGGCGATCCGCCTGGACGCGGTCCGCGACGTCGAGGTCGTAGCCGTCCGCACCGTGATCTCCTCCCTGGAGGACAAGCCGCTGGACGCGCACGACGCGTACCTGCGCCTGCACCTGCTCAGCCACCGTCTGGTCAAGCCGCACGGCCAGAGCCTGGACGGCGTCTTCGGGCTGCTGGCCAACGTCGCCTGGACCTCGCTGGGCCCGGTCGCCGTCGACCAGGTGGAGGCCGTACGACTGAACGCGCGCGCCGAGGGCCTGTACCTCCAGGTCACCTCGATCGACAAGTTCCCGCGGATGACGGACTACGTCGCCCCCAAGGGCGTGCGCATCGCCGACGCGGACCGGGTCCGCCTCGGCGCGCACCTCGCCGAGGGCACCACCGTCATGCACGAGGGCTTCGTCAACTTCAACGCCGGCACCCTCGGCACCTCCATGATCGAGGGCCGCATTTCGGCGGGCGTCGTGATCGGCAACGGCTCCGACATCGGCGGCGGCGCCTCCACGATGGGCACCCTCTCGGGCGGCGGCAAGCAGATCATCTCGATCGGCGAGCGCTGCCTGATCGGCGCCGAGGCGGGCGTCGGCATCGCGCTGGGCGACGAGTGCATCGTCGAGGCGGGCCTGTACGTCACCGCGGGCACCCGCGTCACCCTCCCGGACGGCCAGATCGTCAAGGCCCTGGAGCTCTCGGGTGCCAGCAACATCCTCTTCCGCCGCAACTCGGTCACCGGCACGGTCGAGGCCCGCCCGAACAACGCGGTCTGGGGCGGCCTGAACGAGGTCCTCCACAGCCACAACTGA